A stretch of Lepisosteus oculatus isolate fLepOcu1 chromosome 11, fLepOcu1.hap2, whole genome shotgun sequence DNA encodes these proteins:
- the LOC102696119 gene encoding discoidin, CUB and LCCL domain-containing protein 1, giving the protein MYATPGSVLDTVDFVTGFLLILFVETQGIHGQEGDGCGHTVLGTQSGTLASRNFPGTYPNGTQCVWRLQAAQGRTLRLVFGDFDLEYSPNCSAGSLTITPSNGAPSLGPLCGTMHMMEKKLVLNSSEATVRFISGIHRSGRGFVLSYATDQQPDLISCMERGTHLSTPQVSAFCPVGCRDVSGDIWGQAVQGYRDTSVLCKAAVHAGVISDSLGGPITVSREKSITLYESSSANGVLSKTGSLSEKRLVFSRECQDELHVFLFNASSYWEEVDSLGRHFVWSPANKGTRSIWAPKSDSADPWLELDLRDRSNITGIITKGSEDRNDFYVKSYTVHYSRDRKHWKVYKTVGSKEERVFEGNSDSIHETQNSLIPSVAARYLLLRPRDWHRRAALQVRVLGCPALRTRSFAYSPPGVTSTAMSPQEVTTSKGPLIKKTPNSESSRPVIVVVGAAVALAVCVGLLLAGICWKRRKNAAEVKCSLVKGCQGSAGKTQDCFHGNLPRSESELIAYPLERGDTNKDLAKAVLTDYAEPDLIAAGQKLGSTFRPAADEGYTIPLILNHYDVPGKIHEYAEPLPPEPEYATPFSEQSADLFAAGPKKNICVIRVVPPAQAPRPFVSQEPSNDSPMEPQYDRPAQQGHSGYCTPQTSANGPRKASVVYAEPQPACHVPSDSHGHMYHEPL; this is encoded by the exons ATGTATGCGACACCTGGAAGCGTTTTGGACACTGTCGATTTTGTAACCGGATTTTTGCTGATTTTATTTGTTGAAACTCAGGGAATTCACGGGCAAGAAG GCGATGGCTGTGGGCACACGGTGCTTGGCACTCAGAGTGGCACCTTGGCTTCGCGAAACTTCCCAGGCACCTACCCCAATGGGACACAGTGCGTGTGGCGTCTGCAGGCAGCACAGGGGAGGACGCTGCGCCTGGTGTTCGGGGACTTTGACCTAGAATACTCCCCCAACTGCAGCGCTGGCTCTCTCACCATCACCCCCTCCAACGGGGCGCCCAGCCTGG GGCCACTGTGTGGGACGATGCACATGATGGAGAAGAAGCTGGTTCTGAACTCCAGTGAGGCGACAGTGCGGTTCATCTCCGGGATCCATCGCTCCGGTCGAGGATTTGTGCTGTCCTACGCCACTGACCAGCAGCCAG ACCTCATCTCCTGCATGGAGAGAGGAACCCATCTAAGCACACCGCAGGTCAG CGCATTCTGCCCTGTGGGCTGCCGGGATGTGAGTGGGGACATTTGGGGCCAAGCTGTCCAGGGCTACAGAGAC ACCTCTGTACTCTGCAAGGCTGCTGTCCATGCGGGGGTGATCTCCGACTCGCTGGGGGGTCCCATCACTGTGTCCCGAGAGAAGAGCATAACGCTGTACGAGTCTAGTTCTGCCAACGGGGTTCTTTCCAAAAC GGGCTCACTCTCTGAGAAGAGGCTCGTCTTTAGCAGAG AGTGCCAGGATGAGCTACATGTGTTCCTCTTTAATGCTTCCTCCTACTGGGAGGAAGTAGACAGCCTGGGCCGTCATTTTGTGTGGTCCCCAGCAAACAAGGGCACTCGTAGCATCTGGGCACCTAAGAGTGATTCTGCAGATCCATGGCTCGAACTAGACCTGAGAGACAGGAGCAACATCACAG GTATCATCACTAAGGGCTCAGAAGACCGGAATGATTTCTATGTGAAGTCTTATACTGTCCACTACAGCAGAGACCGCAAGCACTGGAAAGTGTATAAGACAGTGGGCAGTAAGGAAGAGAGG GTGTTCGAGGGGAACTCGGACAGTATTCACGAGACGCAGAACAGCCTCATCCCATCTGTGGCGGCACGCTACCTTCTCCTCCGGCCTCGAGACTGGCACAGGAGGGCCGCCCTGCAGGTGCGTGTGCTGGGGTGCCCGGCGCTGCGGACTCGCTCCTTCG CTTACAGCCCCCCAGGAGTGACCAGCACAGCAATGTCACCTCAGGAAGTGACCACATCCAAGGGCCCCTTAATCAAGAAGACTCCAAACTCAG AGTCCAGTCGGCCCGTGAtagtggtggtgggggcagctGTAGCtcttgcagtctgtgtgggtctgctGCTGGCGGGCATCTGCTGGAAGAGAAG aaaaaatgCTGCTGAAGTGAAGTGCTCCTTAGTAAAAG GTTGTCAAGGTTCAGCGGGAAAGACTCAAGACTGCTTCCACGGTAACCTGCCTCGATCTGAATCGGAGCTCATTGCGTACCCTCTGGAGAGGGGGGACACCAACAAAGACCTGGCCAAAGCTGTTCTGACAG ATTATGCTGAGCCGGATCTCATAGCAGCAGGACAGAAGCTGGGCTCCACTTTCCGTCCTGCGGCTGATGAGGGCTACACaatcccactcatcctgaaccATTACGACGTCCCGGGGAAAATCCACGAATACGCTGAGCCCCTGCCCCCCGAGCCTGAATATGCCACCCCCTTCAGCGAGCAGTCTGCAGACCTTTTCGCCGCGGGCCCCAAGAAGAACATCTGTGTGATCCGAGTGGTGCCCCCAGCACAGGCTCCTAGGCCCTTCGTGAGCCAAGAGCCGTCCAATGACTCTCCCATGGAGCCTCAGTATGACCGGCCAGCACAGCAAGGACATAGCGGCTACTGCACTCCCCAGACCTCTGCCAATGGCCCACGTAAA
- the gmeb1 gene encoding glucocorticoid modulatory element-binding protein 1 isoform X1 yields the protein MVHSQALLPAFGAGSVAERHGACSKGSPGSSGDVFAAVKRALRLGQAAMANTEVTVSMGDVVVVKAAGEGADPADSTKTQVILQLQPIQQGICEDSAETDAAVVSVETHPDEPPADGEEVEFGYPITCGESKAVLLWKKFVCPGINVKCVKYNDQLISPKQFVHLAGKATLKDWKRAIRLGGVMLRKMMDSGQIDFYQHDQVCTNTCRSTKFDLLINNTRFPGQQTSVVQTPTSPQRNGTQVTQEESVEWSQSVSSSMALVTEQENKKDTDDISEETLSFWKGIADVGLMGEVVTNIRTELLALLRGVQLRSGQAALQEPDAAVLNNLAQMFGLLDTVKRALDNRRSQTDESQEQVHSTLSDLERQLEEQKKQTREWRLRPQTLQNVVLMSLGSSKPPPKRPRLQRPASTTLLSPTTSQTQQQGQQSQQFTVLSPITINSMGQPFTVAGLPVATLAQQASPVTLHTLPAGSQLFTRYTTTSAAPGTKTLPADTITFHPSSSLTLLSAAAVQDPAQLGAMVSPVELVELSQEDEGGTGEGVGGQEEEVVEGGVLVQEGIEEGLGEVEDESQAHTTVIEIDPAPEHGESQHHSATVMGLELTDGTGEEGSIVVQGEMEMGEGEGASLVVQGEMEEVEGEIEHQEQLHDVQIVVIEEENGEEPEAK from the exons ATGGTGCACAGCCAGGCGCTGCTCCCTGCCTTCGGAGCAGGAAGTGTAGCCGAGCGGCACGGCGCATGCTCAAAGGGCTCTCCTGGAAGCTCCGGGGATGTGTTCGCAGCTGTAAAACG GGCCCTGCGACTCGGCCAGGCAGCCATGGCGAACACGGAGGTGACGGTCTCCATGGGCGACGTGGTGGTGGTGAAGGCGGCAGGAGAGGGGGCAGACCCCGCTGACAGCACCAAGACACAGGTCATCCTGCAGCTGCAGCCCATCCAGCAGGG CATATGTGAAGATTCAGCTGAAACCGATGCTGCTGTTGTGTCTGTAGAGACACATCCAG ATGAGCCACCAGCAGATGGGGAGGAGGTGGAGTTTGGCTACCCCATCACTTGTGGGGAGAGCAAGGCCGTGTTATTGTGGAAGAAGTTTGTATGTCCTGGAATCAATGTCAAATGTGTCAAG TACAATGACCAGCTGATCAGCCCAAAGCAGTTTGTACATCTAGCTGGAAAGGCCACACTGAAGGACTGGAAGAGAGCCATTCGACTGGGAGGGGTCATGCTCAG GAAAATGATGGATTCAGGACAGATTGACTTTTACCAGCATGACCAAGTCTGTACCAACACCTGTCGCAGCACCAAATTTGACCTGCTGATCAACAACACTCGGTTCCCAGGGCAGCAGACCAGCGTGGTGCAGACTCCCACCTCCCCACAAA GAAACGGGACCCAGGTGACACAGGAGGAGTCTGTGGAGTGGAGCCAGAGTGTGTCCAGCAGCATGGCTCTTGTCACTGAGCAGGAAAACAAGAAAGACACAGACGATATCTCTG AGGAGACTCTGAGTTTCTGGAAGGGTATTGCGGACGTGGGGCTGATGGGGGAGGTGGTCACCAACATCCGTACAGAGTTGCTGGCACTGCTCAGAGGCGTGCAGCTGAGGAGTGGTCAGGCAGCGCTACAGGAGCCAG ATGCAGCGGTGCTGAATAATCTGGCCCAGATGTTCGGGCTGCTGGACACAGTGAAAAGAGCTCTGGACAACCGGAGAAGCCAAACTGACGAGAGCCAGGAGCAGGTTCATAGCACACTGTCAG ATCTGGAGCGTCAGCTGGAGGAGCAGAAGAAGCAGACGCGGGAGTGGCGCTTGCGGCCGCAGACGCTGCAGAACGTGGTGCTCATGTCCCTGGGCTCCTCCAAACCGCCCCCCAAGCGCCCTCGCCTCCAGAGGCCAGCCTCCACCACCCTCCTCAGCCCCACCACCTCCCAGACGCAGCAGCAGGGCCAGCAGTCCCAGCAGTTCACCGTTCTCTCGCCCATCACCATCAATTCCATGGGGCAGCCCTTCACCGTGGCTGGCTTGCCGGTGGCCACGCTGGCCCAGCAGGCTAGCCCTGTCACTCTCCATACCCTCCCGGCTGGCTCCCAGCTCTTCACCCGCTACACCACAACTTCAGCAGCACCTGGCACAAAAACCTTACCCGCCGACACCATCACCTTCCATCCTTCCTCCAGCCTGACGCTGCTCAGTGCCGCGGCAGTGCAGGACCCCGCTCAGCTTGGGGCGATGGTGAgcccggtggagctggtggagcTCTCCCAGGAAGACGAAGGAGGGACAGGCGAAGGGgtgggtgggcaggaggaggaggtaGTTGAAGGGGGAGTACTGGTCCAGGAGGGGATTGAGGAAGGCCTGGGGGAGGTGGAGGATGAGAGCCAAGCCCACACCACTGTCATCGAGATCGACCCGGCGCCTGAGCACGGAGAATCGCAGCACCACTCCGCCACAGTGATGGGGTTGGAGCTCACTGATGGCACCGGGGAGGAAGGCAGTATAGTGGTCCAGGGGGAGATGGAGAtgggagagggggagggagcCAGCTTGGTCGTCCAGGGGGAAATGGAGGAGGTGGAAGGAGAGATTGAACACCAAGAGCAGCTGCACGATGTGCAGATCGTCGTCATTGAGGAGGAAAATGGAGAGGAACCAGAGGCTAAGTGA
- the gmeb1 gene encoding glucocorticoid modulatory element-binding protein 1 isoform X2, whose amino-acid sequence MANTEVTVSMGDVVVVKAAGEGADPADSTKTQVILQLQPIQQGICEDSAETDAAVVSVETHPDEPPADGEEVEFGYPITCGESKAVLLWKKFVCPGINVKCVKYNDQLISPKQFVHLAGKATLKDWKRAIRLGGVMLRKMMDSGQIDFYQHDQVCTNTCRSTKFDLLINNTRFPGQQTSVVQTPTSPQRNGTQVTQEESVEWSQSVSSSMALVTEQENKKDTDDISEETLSFWKGIADVGLMGEVVTNIRTELLALLRGVQLRSGQAALQEPDAAVLNNLAQMFGLLDTVKRALDNRRSQTDESQEQVHSTLSDLERQLEEQKKQTREWRLRPQTLQNVVLMSLGSSKPPPKRPRLQRPASTTLLSPTTSQTQQQGQQSQQFTVLSPITINSMGQPFTVAGLPVATLAQQASPVTLHTLPAGSQLFTRYTTTSAAPGTKTLPADTITFHPSSSLTLLSAAAVQDPAQLGAMVSPVELVELSQEDEGGTGEGVGGQEEEVVEGGVLVQEGIEEGLGEVEDESQAHTTVIEIDPAPEHGESQHHSATVMGLELTDGTGEEGSIVVQGEMEMGEGEGASLVVQGEMEEVEGEIEHQEQLHDVQIVVIEEENGEEPEAK is encoded by the exons ATGGCGAACACGGAGGTGACGGTCTCCATGGGCGACGTGGTGGTGGTGAAGGCGGCAGGAGAGGGGGCAGACCCCGCTGACAGCACCAAGACACAGGTCATCCTGCAGCTGCAGCCCATCCAGCAGGG CATATGTGAAGATTCAGCTGAAACCGATGCTGCTGTTGTGTCTGTAGAGACACATCCAG ATGAGCCACCAGCAGATGGGGAGGAGGTGGAGTTTGGCTACCCCATCACTTGTGGGGAGAGCAAGGCCGTGTTATTGTGGAAGAAGTTTGTATGTCCTGGAATCAATGTCAAATGTGTCAAG TACAATGACCAGCTGATCAGCCCAAAGCAGTTTGTACATCTAGCTGGAAAGGCCACACTGAAGGACTGGAAGAGAGCCATTCGACTGGGAGGGGTCATGCTCAG GAAAATGATGGATTCAGGACAGATTGACTTTTACCAGCATGACCAAGTCTGTACCAACACCTGTCGCAGCACCAAATTTGACCTGCTGATCAACAACACTCGGTTCCCAGGGCAGCAGACCAGCGTGGTGCAGACTCCCACCTCCCCACAAA GAAACGGGACCCAGGTGACACAGGAGGAGTCTGTGGAGTGGAGCCAGAGTGTGTCCAGCAGCATGGCTCTTGTCACTGAGCAGGAAAACAAGAAAGACACAGACGATATCTCTG AGGAGACTCTGAGTTTCTGGAAGGGTATTGCGGACGTGGGGCTGATGGGGGAGGTGGTCACCAACATCCGTACAGAGTTGCTGGCACTGCTCAGAGGCGTGCAGCTGAGGAGTGGTCAGGCAGCGCTACAGGAGCCAG ATGCAGCGGTGCTGAATAATCTGGCCCAGATGTTCGGGCTGCTGGACACAGTGAAAAGAGCTCTGGACAACCGGAGAAGCCAAACTGACGAGAGCCAGGAGCAGGTTCATAGCACACTGTCAG ATCTGGAGCGTCAGCTGGAGGAGCAGAAGAAGCAGACGCGGGAGTGGCGCTTGCGGCCGCAGACGCTGCAGAACGTGGTGCTCATGTCCCTGGGCTCCTCCAAACCGCCCCCCAAGCGCCCTCGCCTCCAGAGGCCAGCCTCCACCACCCTCCTCAGCCCCACCACCTCCCAGACGCAGCAGCAGGGCCAGCAGTCCCAGCAGTTCACCGTTCTCTCGCCCATCACCATCAATTCCATGGGGCAGCCCTTCACCGTGGCTGGCTTGCCGGTGGCCACGCTGGCCCAGCAGGCTAGCCCTGTCACTCTCCATACCCTCCCGGCTGGCTCCCAGCTCTTCACCCGCTACACCACAACTTCAGCAGCACCTGGCACAAAAACCTTACCCGCCGACACCATCACCTTCCATCCTTCCTCCAGCCTGACGCTGCTCAGTGCCGCGGCAGTGCAGGACCCCGCTCAGCTTGGGGCGATGGTGAgcccggtggagctggtggagcTCTCCCAGGAAGACGAAGGAGGGACAGGCGAAGGGgtgggtgggcaggaggaggaggtaGTTGAAGGGGGAGTACTGGTCCAGGAGGGGATTGAGGAAGGCCTGGGGGAGGTGGAGGATGAGAGCCAAGCCCACACCACTGTCATCGAGATCGACCCGGCGCCTGAGCACGGAGAATCGCAGCACCACTCCGCCACAGTGATGGGGTTGGAGCTCACTGATGGCACCGGGGAGGAAGGCAGTATAGTGGTCCAGGGGGAGATGGAGAtgggagagggggagggagcCAGCTTGGTCGTCCAGGGGGAAATGGAGGAGGTGGAAGGAGAGATTGAACACCAAGAGCAGCTGCACGATGTGCAGATCGTCGTCATTGAGGAGGAAAATGGAGAGGAACCAGAGGCTAAGTGA